A region of Lycium barbarum isolate Lr01 chromosome 1, ASM1917538v2, whole genome shotgun sequence DNA encodes the following proteins:
- the LOC132637570 gene encoding coniferyl alcohol acyltransferase codes for MALEDARRGDYTVSFIRKSIVKASGPIPEHHILTLSNLDLLSGRFPVTYFYVYREAKPNDSSASIADELKKSLANCLSHFYPFAGRIIPNPETNEPEIVCDNTGALFLEAQASISLTELDLYYLNKCLEGKLVPINQEFPVQVQLTNYKCGGIFITFTFDHALGDASSFSKFLLMWSEIARKKRLSFSPDHRRYLLRGRDPPIYNPSFDQSFISCSLHDIHNILTPRKLLKRLYYIDASSIDRLQKLASIDGTKRTKIEAFSAYIWKIMVKAIDKDHHNKCKMGWLVDGRTRICNKNEKVTENYIGNALSIAVGEANVNEIEHASISDVANNVHNAISKVTSAEHFLDLIDWIEWNKPGLMLSKVVLGQGGPTIVVSSGRRFPVAEVDFGFGTPVLGTVYSTIKKIGVGYINQRPGAKGDGSWTISAILWPEMIEALESDTEHVFQPMTSDHLKII; via the coding sequence ATGGCACTGGAAGATGCAAGACGTGGTGATTACACAGTAAGTTTCATCAGAAAATCTATAGTAAAAGCCAGTGGTCCAATTCCAGAGCACCATATTCTCACACTTTCAAATCTCGACCTCCTCTCTGGACGCTTTCCAGTGACATATTTTTACGTCTATCGCGAAGCAAAACCTAACGACTCATCAGCTTCAATCGCGGATGAATTAAAAAAGTCCCTTGCTAATTGCCTATCACATTTCTATCCATTTGCTGGTCGAATTATTCCAAATCCAGAAACAAATGAGCCTGAAATTGTATGTGATAATACTGGTGCTTTGTTTCTGGAAGCACAAGCCAGCATTTCACTAACAGAACTTGACTTGTATTATCTCAACAAGTGTCTGGAGGGGAAATTAGTTCCAATAAATCAGGAGTTTCCGGTACAAGTCCAACTCACAAATTACAAATGTGGAGGCATATTTATAACATTCACATTTGACCATGCGTTAGGCGATGCTAGTTCCTTTAGTAAGTTTCTACTAATGTGGTCCGAGATAGCGAGAAAAAAACGGCTCTCTTTCTCGCCGGATCACAGGCGTTATCTTCTTCGTGGTCGGGACCCGCCTATTTACAACCCTTCCTTTGACCAATCGTTCATTTCATGCTCCCTACATGATATACACAACATATTGACCCCGAGGAAATTGCTTAAGCGCCTATACTACATTGATGCATCGAGCATCGATAGGCTGCAAAAATTGGCATCAATTGATGGTACCAAAAGGACAAAAATCGAGGCGTTTTCAGCTTATATCTGGAAGATTATGGTCAAAGCAATTGATAAAGACCACCACAACAAGTGCAAGATGGGATGGCTAGTAGATGGAAGAACAAGGATATGCAATAAAAATGAGAAAGTAACGGAGAACTATATCGGAAATGCCTTATCTATAGCCGTTGGAGAAGCAAATGTGAATGAAATTGAGCACGCGTCTATATCTGACGTCGCGAATAACGTGCACAATGCTATATCTAAAGTGACAAGTGCAGAACATTTCTTGGATTTAATTGATTGGATTGAATGGAACAAGCCTGGGTTGATGCTCTCAAAGGTTGTCCTCGGACAAGGTGGTCCGACTATTGTGGTTTCATCAGGACGGAGATTCCCGGTGGCTGAAGTGGATTTTGGATTTGGAACTCCAGTTCTAGGAACAGTGTACTCTACAATAAAAAAGATTGGAGTTGGTTACATTAACCAAAGGCCAGGTGCTAAGGGTGATGGATCTTGGACTATTTCAGCTATATTGTGGCCTGAGATGATTGAGGCATTAGAATCAGATACAGAACATGTTTTTCAACCTATGACTTCAGACCATCTTAAAATTATCTAG